The sequence ATGTTATtattaacatacatatttgcaagctttatatttttacttgtgTTTATGATTTTCTTTAACCCTGCACGCTACGCCGTTACACCCACCATTTTGCATTCACTGTTGTCGCTGCCGAAATTCgttgaatattaataaatttgttcgTGTCCACCGaatcaacaacaataatattgtGACGAAAAACATTTTCCCCAGATTTATAAATACGAAGTCGCAAGTGAAGTAAAAAGCAACTGCATACTCAGACTTTTTGATTGATGCTCAAAATCCGGAGTTTGGGGTCGAAAAGCCAATTTTTCACAGTTTACCCGTAATCTTATATCTATTTATGCGGCGAGAAAATTTCACACTCATGGACAATAAAATAGGTGTGtgacattttgaccagtttttgcTATTTTACTGTAGTTTATTtagtgtttattaattttttataaaaatttaacttgacATGTACcgcaaaaaccatttaaaatttgtttcaatttttacaTCATTTTTGGTACGCAGTTTTTTAGCGCaagcaattttagtataataaagtacaagttGTATGTGGctacaaaataccgttgatttttaggccatttttttccaaagtacgttcaacaattttttataatggaAGAAAATGGCCAGCACCGTCAGCaaacaaaattctcaaaaattatcGATCTTTTGTAGCCACTTGCAACTTTCGATTTCTTGTAATAGAAtggaatgggctataaaacagtatacaaaagttttttttatactagGATCGCCCATGcgccgaaatttcgacgttatataaatacggagagcaaaatttagtcatacctttttttagtatttatagtcgtagaaaaaagttgaaacatacatatataaatggatagcttatgttgaaactttttacatgATATATGTGAATAGGTGTAGTAAAATTAAAGGTGAAAAATATCCTATTTTACCTGTATTAAGCGAtcctatatttgtgtatttcaaatatcatattttttttattcatgaattgGAAACATTTAATTCCATGTATtacggaaaaaaaaattttgtttttgaaaacccacaataaaaaacaatcattaattaatccatgaccatcataatttctgaatcaaatttataattGCATTGATTCACAATATATAAGTTTCCAAAAGTTTCATCAACTTTTATTTCATGATACATATTATAACATGATATATCGTAATATAGGTAAaatagtgtgattaattttatctgcacctattcacttatgtacttaactattttaatacattgtgcAAACCGTCTCCAAATATGCTATCCATTggtatatgtttcaacttttttctctgactataaatactaaactaaggtacgacaaaattttgctctccgtattaatatatagatttataaaaaagtgtataactgtatacaaaaaattctgattaaaattacaaagaaaatttcaaaattgaaaagaattaaaaattttcgtataaTTAGCAGACTTTTTTCCCAAAGTTTAAGATAAagttttatatggtttttgttgcataatgaattaaacttttatagaaatatacttttaataaataaatagaagtaaaataagcaaaactcaaaatttcaaattcacaCGCCTATTTTTATTGTCCACGAGTGTATGTGTAGttcaaaaatatacatttagCAGCTTAGCATAATTTTTGTACAAGGTGACACCAAATTAATTATCCTATCGGAAGTTGTATAATGTTTGTAGatggcatcgtacgtcaatcatatttgaaacTTGTGAACCAAGCTGAATTGTATGCTGTAGCAGACAAGCAACGAACGCGTAAAGATTTCCTTCActctaaatatgattttttcttttttttttttttgtaaaaaaaaaagttattgaaaaacaaaattcaatgattaattttgcgccactataTGAAAAATTGGGTTTTTCGCTCCCAAATCCACATTTTGATGGTAAAtccaaaatttcgagtatgcttTTTTTCTACTCGGctaaacctacagttttatgtgcATAACTGAAgcagaggtgaatgcaataaaactaatgGCCTTTATGTGTTATGTGAATAATAACTATGTGACCCacagtttgagggtctggaggattTCTCAAAAATAGATCCTCCTGCGCTACGTaagtttgcaaaaactttgaCATCCTACgagttaacctaacctaacctatttgttaggcccgggacttttcaaccTATGTATTATGTctcaaaaaagtatattttcgcTGTCACGCAGTGTAATTGATCTAAAAAAATCGACTTGCCTTTTGGAATTCTGGATGTTAGAATCCTTTCTATCGAGCCTTAACAGCTGCTAGCTGCCGATTTTCCGCGCATGCGCGCAtgcataattttgataaataaaaatcgtCCTTTAAACCATTGTGCGGTAACGAAATATGTCCACTACAATcatgagaaaaaaatgttgaactgGCGCAGCATACTGGCTTATTAAAGCACTTAAAAGCTCACGTATCGCATTGTTTTAGTTAATAAATCTCCAGCTGCtttgaataaagcaaaatttgtacataaaaaaataaatgtaaataaatatgttgatAACTCATAACACACAACGCACACTGAAATTGTTGCACAGCTTTTTTTCGCACATCATTCAGCTAAACCCCCTtccgcaaaaaacaaaaaaaaaccaagcaaaATCTTTTATACTGTACAGAAAAGCCAATTGTAAAATATGCatagaaacaaagaaaaaactataatCTTTTTTGTATAAAACGTCGCGTCTAAATGAATGAAACCAGGCCAATTCAGAATTGTGTTGCTATCAATAACCAAGAAAGTAGAATTGTTCCTGTTCTGTCGATTGTCATGTTCCTCTAGCTGTGTTAGTTTTATACCTTAAACAGTGCTTGCATTTGATGCCCAAGGAGATGACGAAGAGAGTTCTCTACCACATCTGGATCATGGTTTCACCTCGAAGTTGCCACCCGGCTACTTGACACATGGTTTGCCTACGGTCAAGGATGTGGCACCCGCCATCACGCCATTGGAGCAAAAGAAGGAGCAGGAGGAGAAAAAAGAGAGTGAGTGCAAATCGTTTGACTCGAAAGGgtcatttaatatattaaaattttcatttttatattattttctctctctctctctctctgtagTTAAGGAACTTTCGGAGGAGCAAAAACAGATGATCATACTTTCCGAGGACTTCCAACGTTTTGTGCTGCGCGCAGGTCGTGTTGTTGAACGTGCACTCTCCGAGAATGTTGACATTTATACGGATTATATTGGCGCTGGCGATAATGAAGACAACAATGATGAGCGCTCACATGCTCGACTCTCGTTGAATCGCATTTTCTACGATGAACGTTGGTCGAAAAATCGTTGCATCACCTGTATGGATTGGTCTACACATTTTCCGGAATTGGTGGCCGCTTCATATCACAATAACGAGGAGAGTCCTAACGAACCCGATGGCGTTGTTATGGTTTGgaatactaaatttaaaaagcaaacgccTGAAGATATTTTCCATTGTCAAAGCGCCGTCATGTCGACGTGTTTTGCTAAATTCAATCCTAATCTTATATTAGGTGGTACATATTCGGGACAAATTGTGCTATGGGATAATCGCGTGCAAAAACGTACACCAATGCAACGCACACCATTGAGCGCTGCTGCACACACCCACCCGGTCTATTGTTTGCAGGTTGTTGGCTCACAAAATGCTCACAATGTTATCTCGATCTCTTCGGATGGCAAATTGTGCTCTTGGAGTTTGGATATGTTGTCGCATCCTCAAGACACATTGGAGTTACAACAGCAGCGTCCATCGAAATCGATTGCAGTTACTTGTATGGCTTTTCCGGcgaatgaaattaataatttggtgATGGGCAGTGAGGATGGTTACGTCTACTCAGGTAAGGAACAATGTGCGCTTTGTACAgttattcattttaaataagtaaatagcaTTTATAGGGTTCACAATTTATTTCTGCAATAACAATTTTAGATTTGCAAGCACCACAGCTTAGTATTAATTCAATTATGTTGAAAAAGTTTGATGGATGCGAGGGTTTGTTTAATGACAGACAGTGTACACAATTGTTGATGTTATTGTAATGATTTAAAACTCTGCCCTTACATTTTTGCGGAATGCCGCTCAGGTGTCAGTCCCcttaagtaggtaggtaggtaggttagatagCAAgagtacacttcaagtagcactttcGCGCCgtccatctacagccatccagtgctgttgatgttagtggaggagagaaaagggatctaggctggagaatttcctcaAGCCACCCCCAAAGGGCACgataaggaatctcaagcgcctagccaccAGAGccagacatttgcagagaaagtgctcaacagtctctttctctgcaggatccccacaacttctgcaataggggttgtacggaattccaagcttctccgcatgagtaccgattacccagtgaccagtaaacaccgcaatgagtttggaaattgaatgccgGAGAGCTCCTATCACCTTAAACCTCAGTCCTCTTAGTCGCAtacaaatccgggtcgttccggtaaagtAGAGCTAACCCTAACACTTAACAGAGTGCGTACGACATTTGAGGgcaacttgagagtaaaactaattagctttgattttgaacaaaatttaatgaaacttcacaaattttttacacaacattaacttattaaatatctaaaatcatgcaatacaattttaattagctgcaataaccttctccaactcgacggataagaccctcagaaacattaagctcccTCTCAAGGGCCCTCATTGATTTTTGAAGGGTCCTCGTCAATGATCGTTTGCACTTGTCGGTGTGAATTGCACATAAAGCTACGATAATTGCATGACTCTTAGTTCTCGAGTTAAGTTGCAGCCCTCCATGTCTTAtgtgaaaaagagcaaaaagaaaaaatgatttcaggaagttatatatatatatatatgcatgtcctCAACTACCTTATGCACCCTATATATGGGTGAACCATCGGCTCCTTAAGCCATTCATGGTATAAAGCCCGAAATCATTAACTTGgtattgaaaaattgtatttacagGATGGGCTATGGCAGGGTCGGCCGAAACAGATACCTGAATGAAGCTCAAATCGAAAAACATTAAGAACTGCTAAACTGTATGTTGTAATACCATATTTGTACCAAATCCTGTCGATGAGCCCCCtgtttatactaaaaaaaattctgaataacgGTAAGGAATCGCTTTAGATTCACCCGTCGCTtcgtaaaatgtttgaaatgagGCAAAAACCAGCCCACAGTCCCATAtagcaaaaaatttcatttttttccacgCGTCTACCATGATTTATTTCGTGTTTGGCTTAGTTTCTCCTCCaatatgtggtgtgcgtcttgatgttgttccacaaatgcggATACCTAAAGTTTTATGTCACCTCTGAACGGACAGAAAatcactcggagatttgcctttACTTACCTACGAGCGACTCGAGTAAAACTATAAAATCTTAATGACTATAAGTACacatatttttcttgaaaactaCATatcaaaatggttaaaaaaataaaaaaggcgtTGCCTCAGtaaccaataaaaataattttcttaaatatgatATAAGAGATGGCTTTAAAATCAGGTATACTATAacagatattttgaaaaatgggcCTGACATTTCCCATTTTATTAACCTCCAACAAATTTTGTACGCATATTGCATTTTGACCGTAATTGGGGTGATATTCTATAAGCTAATGAAATCAGATTACAGCAACGCccaggaaaaaaattgtaatttcttTTCATGCATTTGAATGCTGAATGTTTAACTCAAGTTAAAATTGAGATTACTTGAGAGAGGTTTAATCATAGACACTATTTTGTTTCTAATGAGAAAATGCATAAGGCTGTCGGCGAAAATGCAccctaatacaataaaatttatcaaaaaaaaaaaataatagaaagatTTTCCAACACACTGTGTCACATACTGACAATGAAGAATATGCTTTAGAATATAAATggttataaaaaattgtctgtAAATTGACTTTTACTGACTTCCAAACGTGAGGGTAGGTAGGTACTAtataagtcttacctcatttatcctaaaggtgtttgaaagattgattgattatcatatccgagagcacatcgaatccaaattatctccagcgcaacatgcttacctgaaagggaaatccacgGAATCAGCCTTGCACGAGGCCGTAGGGACTGTGGAAAAATCTCTGGaaggcaaacaattcactttggcggccttcatagatatagaaggtgcttttaataacatcAGGGCGGAGTCAACTGCGTTAGATAGGCTAGaggtggaaagacctatctgTCTCTAGATCTCGTAAGAGGGGCTAAGTCACTAGATTCGTTCACAGGGGGACGccacagggtggtgtcctttcgcccctactttggctagttgctattgataaagttctgataatgctaaataagggtggggttaaggtagtagaATACGCTGATGACTTAGTTCtgatggtatcgggaccgtttccctcagtcatggctgagattttggaaaggtcactACTGGCTGTATTCAGTCGCTGGGCTGCTACTTGCgacctccgagtcaactctgacaaaacagaGCTggtgctattcaccagaaaatatacACTTCATCATACTAAATAATAAACTATAGCACTGTAaaccttgaaatttttttaagattcggattaaaaaaactttgaaaatttgtatggtattttttgtgcaaagtttgaagctttaagttatgtggtttttgttgtaaaatgcaATATGGTAtaccaaaacataaaaaaaattaaatacgaaaaatatttaaaacttggtaattcgtcgccatttttaaatcattttaaattctaTAAGAATACTTGATCGTGagaaagattaaaaataaaatgacccATCCCAATAACTTCTAAATGTCCTTATGCTTTGCATCTCAGCGCGGTCTTACAATAGAGGACCTTAAAGTTTTTTCCCACCTCCGGTCCATAAATGGTTTCAATTCCCGAGATGCcgctgctattagaaaactcaattttttttttttaattttttttgcttcataaCAGTAAAAggccattgcgacattgaggggaattgcagagccgatgaactagctaaaatcggtaccaaattgactgatgagtacatcgAAAATGATATAGGTATACGCTTGCAAACATGAAGACTACGTATCcgcgaggaaattgtaagagtagcgaatgaaaTATGGCGTAACGAGGCCACTTGCAAAATAGCCCGACagatgtggccgactctcattGCTAAacttaacacactgatttcagttattacggggcactgcctgatcggtaggcacgcccagagaatgggtgtgcaagcacatgacttctgcagaagttttctagacgaggaagagacgattccgcaccttctgtgtcactgtcctgctctatccagacgtagactcgccattttgggcgGACATTTCTTTAACGAATTAGAAGACCTCGGCTCTGTCAAAATTAAGGATCatgcaaaatttttgaacacaTTGGTTTCAGGAGAAATAAGGGCTAGtttcccacgcggcatcacaatgggccatgagcctgtGTGTGTCCTACAATGCACAACtgtttcaacctaacctaaccgaaCAGTAACAGAGGCGCACATCACACATTTCGcctggaaaataaaatcaatttgacaaatatttaatttggcggtgtttataattttttcattttattaaattttttttatttttttattacatttttttaattttttgttttttataaaatttttatttatttttcatgtatttaaaaaaaaagaatttaattaaatttaatttttttttattaaattttacattttatttgcatttcacctggaaaataaaatcaactttacaaatatttaatttggcggtgtttataattttttcattttattaaatttttttattattgtactttttttaaatttattttttgattaaatttttcttttattttcttgttttttattaagtttttatttattttttatgtatttaaaaagaaaagaatttaactaaattttattttttatttgttttattaattcttttttgtgcaattttttttccttatttttatttttttattaattattttttgttaaattttttttttcctttttttcatttttttctttatttttatttattttttattattttgtttattaattttgttttatttatttttttattattataaaattcttttttgctttttataaatatattaattttgtttttattaaatttgaatttaattttttatttaatatttttttactaaattttgaattaatcgCTTACAATTTTTTCGCTCCAGCTTGTCGTCATGGTTCACGCACTGGCGTAAACGATGTCTTCGAAAAGCACTTGGGCCCAGTAACAGGAATCTCTACACACTACAATCAATCATCACCTGACTTTGGCCATCTTTTCTTAACTTCCTCTATCGATTGGACTATTAAGTTGTGGTCTCTGAAGGTGAGTCACAAAAATATGCcatttttttactattcaaTAACAATAACTTCAAtgccctttttttttgtttcaggaCACTAAACCTCTGTATTCCTTTGAAGATAACTCTGATTACGTCATGGATGTCGCATGGTCGCCCATTCATCCTGCACTTTTTGCTGCTGTCGATGGTAGTGGTCGCCTTGATTTGTGGAATCTTAATCAGGATACCGAAGTACCCACAGCATCAGTTTTGGTTGAAGGTGCGCCAGCACTTAATCGTGTCTCGTGGACTCCGTCAGGTCTGCATGTGACCATCGGCGACGATACGGGCAAACTGTATGTTTACGATGTCACTGATCACCTGGCGCAGCCATCACGTGATGAATGGTCGCGTTTTAATGCGACACTCAATGAGCTCAAAATGAATCAAAGCGATGATGTTTAAATCATATGCGCATTCGCAATGAAACGGGGGTTATGCacgataatttaatttaaaaagacttCATTGATATTCTACAACTATGGCAACTTAATATAAAGATACAGGAATAAGCACTCCACTGTGTTTGAAAGCCTCAGCTGCAATGTCAAAGGCAAAATCGTTAGTAATTCATTAGATGAGCaaatataatttgtattttgtacaaCTCTAAGTTAAaagattttatattgtatattataaacTTAAAACATCAAAGGCCTATTTTGTTTCTAATTGTAAGATGCTCGCACTGTTATGGGAATAAGAAGTGTTTGGATGCAACTTGCGCTAAGTATTAATTGACTTAATTTTTCTACTGTTTCAATAAAATTGTGCTTTAGGGCAAGCACCCTCTATTAGTAttctcaaatttaaataaatctttatTCGATTCTGTTAAGTCctctatatgtatttatttatgttattacaAGTATTTTGCTTTGTTGAAATAGGAACTGCTACTAAAATGTCAGAAAAGTGCAGATGTTTATGAGTAGGTGTATGTGCTGCTTGTACGAGAGATCACTAAGTGAAAACGAAGATAAATCTAACaacataaatacttacatatgtatacatatataaagatTTATTGAGATATAATAATATATGAACAATGAAACTAAAATgaacgtttttatttatttcaataaagtaaaaatttcgTATATTCTGTCAATTTTCAGGAATGAACAATGTGATTCTTGCAAAACAAATCAAGGTACGATTAAAAGAAACAATAATGAGTTTAATCTATCTAAGCAAGATTatatcagtaaaataataataattgacgcTTAATCCTTTGTTGGATATTTGggcgagctccttctcctatttgtggcttgcGCATTGGCTATTTGCGCCTTgaaaattttacagaaatgaagggacctacagtgttATGCcacctctgaacggcagatggatTTTCATCgtcaattttttcgttttttatcaGCTTTTTCGTGTCAGAAACAAATTCAGAGTTTTGGCCATTACCTGCCTGAGGGGCacgcgctattagaaaatactttttattatttggtgtttcatgagcAGGGTTTTGGACCGGGCATTAccgcatggtagtcacgcaccaacccattcggctatggcggccgcagaGTTTCATTACCGAAATAAGAGTCGGTACTCTGAAAAAACTCGAGTTATTTCGTACATAGAAGCGAACCGCTTGTCTATACTGAAAGTTGTGTGTCTTATAAAACAGCGTAGAAAACATCGAAAGCGACTGAAGTGTTGGACAGCGAATTAACTATCTGGTAGCCAATCATTTACTTTCGGAGATCCACCGTCTAAGCAAACAAGAACCAATCACATCTTGATGACCACCAGAGTGAGTGTCATTGATCTCATGCACTGCAGATTGTTCATTATTTGTGTCCGGTAATGACATTGATGGCTGGTGTTCGAAATAAACTATTACCTGTCTCATTTCgctcaataccatccaattccggccataaaaatcgctaaacatctctcgatagcgatatataacacctgttattggaaaaccctttattacagCAATCACAACGATGATTGTAGTTGTCGTTCCCACGACGGTTCTACgcaaccggaacgacccggattcataccggccaaggactgtcacttcagcagcattccccgtaaatgtatggggaatgtttatgctgctacgacAACAACATGGTTGTTTAATGgtttggcgtcaaggtaaatccgtaggcagacaaacatttcagtgaCAGACTATGACGTGTcaataggactcggcaccgtctcttAAACCTCGagtaaaccaagaatggctaaaaaacaacgttccgaacttcctaacgtccacacaatggttcTCAAaatcaccagacgcgaatccgatggattattttctttgggccattttggagactAAAGtcggaactaaaagattcaccgcTAGAAAAATCCATTCTCCACGAgggggccaaaatacctgcaagtcacattcgggcagcttgaaatttgtttctggaccgtctcaaagccatagtcaaggcaaaaggtggtaatatggagcaaaagtaaatcgattcttaattttgtattactttcacacattttttactttgaattgaaaaatttttctaaatttatgacctttttaattggttacacttcgagtgccggaccctgtatactaCTAAGGCGGGGCAGTAAAAAAACTAGATAGATATTAAGTCATGTACTCGTGTGAACTTCGGCTTTAGACTATAATCTACTCTCTGCTCTTAAAATTTGTAACGCATGCCCATTCCGATTAAAGTTATCGTCCTCTCGAAATGGTATCGCATTCGAAGAGCAGTTGTAATGATGTTTCTGGGACTGAGTAGCTAAAAACGTCGTGCGTTAATCGAACATGTCTCGAGCATGCGCAAATGAGTTCGCAGGCTGCAGTGTTTCTTGGGATATCAATTAGGGTTTTACCCTGCCAGTAAGTTTAGATCTTTAAGATTTCTGACACGGCCTGAAGCAAAGGATCCCGACTTGTATGCCTTTTGGTGTGTGTAGGCCTTTAACCTGTACTATTTTTGGGCAAAATAACTTAGGAATTTGTTTTAAGAGGAATTTTATAGTCGATTGGTTATTAGTGAAAATGTGGAGCTATCGCGCGTACCAGTCTCGGGGCTTGGTTAGTTGCCCAAAAACGCTACAGTATTCGGAAAGAGGAAAGCAAAAGAAGATCGCAATTCGAtcggaatatatgtatatcactgACTTTCACGCCGAGCTTCGAGCCATTCGTATATGTGAACATAGTTCGTCCGTTAAAAGCGTCCGTTTGCCACCCTTTGCTTGAATTCAGTAGAGTTTTGAATGCTATGGTAAAAGTTGTGATCGATAGTGCTTAATCCACTTGTCGAACAATTTACAACGCAATTTGAAATATTGGGCGCCCA comes from Anastrepha ludens isolate Willacy chromosome 3, idAnaLude1.1, whole genome shotgun sequence and encodes:
- the LOC128858091 gene encoding cytoplasmic dynein 1 intermediate chain isoform X3 → MDRKAELERKKAKLAALREEKDRRRREKEMKDMEEAAGRIGGGVGIDKDQRKDLDEMLSSLGVAPVSEVLSSLSSVNSLTSDNSNTQTPDASLQANMNGVGGGKKQPLNLSVYNVQATNIPPKETMVYSKQTQTTSTGGHERDAHATDYYVLAFDAQGDDEESSLPHLDHGFTSKLPPGYLTHGLPTVKDVAPAITPLEQKKEQEEKKEIKELSEEQKQMIILSEDFQRFVLRAGRVVERALSENVDIYTDYIGAGDNEDNNDERSHARLSLNRIFYDERWSKNRCITCMDWSTHFPELVAASYHNNEESPNEPDGVVMVWNTKFKKQTPEDIFHCQSAVMSTCFAKFNPNLILGGTYSGQIVLWDNRVQKRTPMQRTPLSAAAHTHPVYCLQVVGSQNAHNVISISSDGKLCSWSLDMLSHPQDTLELQQQRPSKSIAVTCMAFPANEINNLVMGSEDGYVYSACRHGSRTGVNDVFEKHLGPVTGISTHYNQSSPDFGHLFLTSSIDWTIKLWSLKDTKPLYSFEDNSDYVMDVAWSPIHPALFAAVDGSGRLDLWNLNQDTEVPTASVLVEGAPALNRVSWTPSGLHVTIGDDTGKLYVYDVTDHLAQPSRDEWSRFNATLNELKMNQSDDV
- the LOC128858091 gene encoding cytoplasmic dynein 1 intermediate chain isoform X4, translated to MDRKAELERKKAKLAALREEKDRRRREKEMKDMEEAAGRIGGGVGIDKDQRKDLDEMLSSLGVAPVSEVLSSLSSVNSLTSDNSNTQTPDASLQANMNGVGGGKKQPLNLSVYNVQATNIPPKETMVYSKQTQTTSTGGHERDAHATDYYGDDEESSLPHLDHGFTSKLPPGYLTHGLPTVKDVAPAITPLEQKKEQEEKKEIKELSEEQKQMIILSEDFQRFVLRAGRVVERALSENVDIYTDYIGAGDNEDNNDERSHARLSLNRIFYDERWSKNRCITCMDWSTHFPELVAASYHNNEESPNEPDGVVMVWNTKFKKQTPEDIFHCQSAVMSTCFAKFNPNLILGGTYSGQIVLWDNRVQKRTPMQRTPLSAAAHTHPVYCLQVVGSQNAHNVISISSDGKLCSWSLDMLSHPQDTLELQQQRPSKSIAVTCMAFPANEINNLVMGSEDGYVYSACRHGSRTGVNDVFEKHLGPVTGISTHYNQSSPDFGHLFLTSSIDWTIKLWSLKDTKPLYSFEDNSDYVMDVAWSPIHPALFAAVDGSGRLDLWNLNQDTEVPTASVLVEGAPALNRVSWTPSGLHVTIGDDTGKLYVYDVTDHLAQPSRDEWSRFNATLNELKMNQSDDV
- the LOC128858091 gene encoding cytoplasmic dynein 1 intermediate chain isoform X1 is translated as MDRKAELERKKAKLAALREEKDRRRREKEMKDMEEAAGRIGGGVGIDKDQRKDLDEMLSSLGVAPVSEVLSSLSSVNSLTSDNSNTQTPDASLQANMNGVGGGKKQPLNLSVYNVQATNIPPKETMVYSKQTQTTSTGGHERDAHATDYYDEYNLNPGLEWEDEFTGDDEESSLPHLDHGFTSKLPPGYLTHGLPTVKDVAPAITPLEQKKEQEEKKEIKELSEEQKQMIILSEDFQRFVLRAGRVVERALSENVDIYTDYIGAGDNEDNNDERSHARLSLNRIFYDERWSKNRCITCMDWSTHFPELVAASYHNNEESPNEPDGVVMVWNTKFKKQTPEDIFHCQSAVMSTCFAKFNPNLILGGTYSGQIVLWDNRVQKRTPMQRTPLSAAAHTHPVYCLQVVGSQNAHNVISISSDGKLCSWSLDMLSHPQDTLELQQQRPSKSIAVTCMAFPANEINNLVMGSEDGYVYSACRHGSRTGVNDVFEKHLGPVTGISTHYNQSSPDFGHLFLTSSIDWTIKLWSLKDTKPLYSFEDNSDYVMDVAWSPIHPALFAAVDGSGRLDLWNLNQDTEVPTASVLVEGAPALNRVSWTPSGLHVTIGDDTGKLYVYDVTDHLAQPSRDEWSRFNATLNELKMNQSDDV
- the LOC128858091 gene encoding cytoplasmic dynein 1 intermediate chain isoform X5; translation: MDRKAELERKKAKLAALREEKDRRRREKEMKDMEEAAGRIGGGVGIDKDQRKDLDEMLSSLGVAPVSEVLSSLSSVNSLTSDNSNTQTPDASLQANMNGVGGGKKQPLNLSVYNVQATNIPPKETMVYSKQTQTTSTGGHERDAHATDYYDDEESSLPHLDHGFTSKLPPGYLTHGLPTVKDVAPAITPLEQKKEQEEKKEIKELSEEQKQMIILSEDFQRFVLRAGRVVERALSENVDIYTDYIGAGDNEDNNDERSHARLSLNRIFYDERWSKNRCITCMDWSTHFPELVAASYHNNEESPNEPDGVVMVWNTKFKKQTPEDIFHCQSAVMSTCFAKFNPNLILGGTYSGQIVLWDNRVQKRTPMQRTPLSAAAHTHPVYCLQVVGSQNAHNVISISSDGKLCSWSLDMLSHPQDTLELQQQRPSKSIAVTCMAFPANEINNLVMGSEDGYVYSACRHGSRTGVNDVFEKHLGPVTGISTHYNQSSPDFGHLFLTSSIDWTIKLWSLKDTKPLYSFEDNSDYVMDVAWSPIHPALFAAVDGSGRLDLWNLNQDTEVPTASVLVEGAPALNRVSWTPSGLHVTIGDDTGKLYVYDVTDHLAQPSRDEWSRFNATLNELKMNQSDDV
- the LOC128858091 gene encoding cytoplasmic dynein 1 intermediate chain isoform X2, which translates into the protein MDRKAELERKKAKLAALREEKDRRRREKEMKDMEEAAGRIGGGVGIDKDQRKDLDEMLSSLGVAPVSEVLSSLSSVNSLTSDNSNTQTPDASLQANMNGVGGGKKQPLNLSVYNVQATNIPPKETMVYSKQTQTTSTGGHERDAHATDYYDEYNLNPGLEWEDEFTDDEESSLPHLDHGFTSKLPPGYLTHGLPTVKDVAPAITPLEQKKEQEEKKEIKELSEEQKQMIILSEDFQRFVLRAGRVVERALSENVDIYTDYIGAGDNEDNNDERSHARLSLNRIFYDERWSKNRCITCMDWSTHFPELVAASYHNNEESPNEPDGVVMVWNTKFKKQTPEDIFHCQSAVMSTCFAKFNPNLILGGTYSGQIVLWDNRVQKRTPMQRTPLSAAAHTHPVYCLQVVGSQNAHNVISISSDGKLCSWSLDMLSHPQDTLELQQQRPSKSIAVTCMAFPANEINNLVMGSEDGYVYSACRHGSRTGVNDVFEKHLGPVTGISTHYNQSSPDFGHLFLTSSIDWTIKLWSLKDTKPLYSFEDNSDYVMDVAWSPIHPALFAAVDGSGRLDLWNLNQDTEVPTASVLVEGAPALNRVSWTPSGLHVTIGDDTGKLYVYDVTDHLAQPSRDEWSRFNATLNELKMNQSDDV